The following proteins are co-located in the Desulfurococcus amylolyticus Z-533 genome:
- the deoC gene encoding deoxyribose-phosphate aldolase, with translation MFTQFVEKLSVRELAGMIDHTLLKPEADLKLLDKYIEDTRRYGFKLLMIPLSLVEYVREVAGRTIDVGVVVGFPLGNTSTRVKIAETVEAVEQGASEIDMVMNINLFKSRNYEYVKRDIRGIVEAARSKGARAVKVIIETGLLSDEEKRKATELVVEAGADFVKTCTGFLGSVATVHDVDILYKAASGKIGVKASGGIRRGLDALALIAAGASRIGTSSGDKIIEDFIRIKEGK, from the coding sequence TTGTTTACACAGTTTGTTGAGAAGCTGAGTGTGAGAGAGCTGGCAGGCATGATTGATCATACTTTACTGAAGCCCGAGGCCGATTTAAAGCTACTTGATAAATACATCGAGGACACTAGGAGATATGGGTTTAAACTACTCATGATCCCACTCTCACTCGTTGAGTACGTGAGGGAGGTAGCTGGTAGAACAATAGATGTTGGCGTGGTAGTAGGCTTCCCACTCGGTAACACATCTACAAGAGTTAAAATAGCTGAGACCGTTGAAGCTGTTGAGCAAGGTGCCAGCGAGATAGACATGGTTATGAATATAAACTTGTTCAAGTCGAGGAACTATGAGTACGTTAAGAGGGATATAAGAGGAATTGTTGAGGCGGCTAGGTCCAAGGGGGCTAGAGCCGTTAAGGTGATCATTGAGACCGGGTTGCTCAGTGACGAGGAGAAGAGGAAGGCGACGGAGCTAGTCGTGGAAGCAGGGGCGGACTTCGTGAAAACATGTACGGGGTTCCTTGGATCAGTTGCAACAGTACATGACGTAGATATATTGTATAAGGCGGCATCCGGTAAGATAGGTGTGAAAGCGTCTGGTGGTATAAGACGCGGGCTGGATGCCCTAGCATTAATAGCTGCAGGCGCATCTAGGATAGGTACTAGTTCAGGGGATAAGATAATCGAGGACTTTATAAGGATTAAGGAGGGGAAGTAG
- the gcvH gene encoding glycine cleavage system protein GcvH has protein sequence MSEVIVEVKGKKYVVKTDRRYTETDEWALLENGRIRVGISDYAQKELKDIVSVELPEVGRVVRKGEELGIIDSIKASSSYYAPVSGRIVEVNEELSTTPELLNKDPYGAGWIIVIEPSNPKEYEELYTPEKYSEKIRSGKQH, from the coding sequence ATGAGTGAAGTCATTGTAGAGGTTAAGGGTAAGAAATACGTTGTTAAAACGGATAGAAGGTACACTGAGACAGATGAATGGGCTCTCCTCGAGAACGGGAGGATCAGGGTGGGTATAAGCGACTATGCTCAGAAGGAGCTCAAGGACATAGTCTCGGTTGAGCTACCCGAGGTCGGGAGAGTAGTGAGGAAAGGGGAGGAGCTGGGTATAATAGACTCCATTAAGGCATCGTCATCGTATTACGCGCCGGTGAGCGGTAGGATAGTAGAGGTAAATGAAGAGCTATCCACGACCCCGGAGCTCCTTAATAAGGACCCCTATGGAGCCGGGTGGATCATCGTTATCGAGCCATCGAACCCGAAGGAGTATGAGGAGCTATATACTCCTGAGAAATACTCTGAGAAAATAAGGAGCGGGAAACAACACTAG